From a region of the Anoplopoma fimbria isolate UVic2021 breed Golden Eagle Sablefish chromosome 16, Afim_UVic_2022, whole genome shotgun sequence genome:
- the LOC129104403 gene encoding MORC family CW-type zinc finger protein 3-like isoform X2 has protein sequence MAAQTNRGVPLSTLCPKYLHSNSTSHTWPFSAIAELIDNAYDPDVSAKQFWIDKTMVQGQECLSFMDNGNGLDYETMHKMLSFGYSDKTAIKGIKPIGMYGNGFKSGSMRLGKDAIVFSKSERASCVGMLSQTYLEEIGANQISVPIVCFEQRQTDKFSVRQEHKASLQDILRYSPFKTEEELLIEVKAISSNWSTQKTGTRIIIWNLRRTSSGTTEFDFKKDRYDIRIPSDVYEEMNDTQHPDKVTSNIPESFYSLRAYCSILYLKPRMQIIIRGQKVNTLLVAKSLALVRKDHYKPTFLNKRIPITFGYNTKSKDQYGIMMYHKNRLIKAYERVGCQLKANNKGVRVIGVIECDFLEPTHNKQSFNETDKYRKTMNNLSTKLEEYWNEMCYKRRREEPNATTPVEDTMKRPDQNWVQCDDCLLWRKLPDGINCSKLPEKWFCRMNPDPQFRSCQREQEPVDSDDEQPSYCKTYKQQEKEDRKNQEKERQKVEDARKRNEERLAALDRLKQTADSPSTPTTPKRRFNTVSPQGAESSPFRSSRLSQAAFSPSSNSGLPVISSVCSLSTGLRGKRTQPASPQTTPKRPKISGTSGTSTIVDVSPQSSPSVLIENDDDNDDTDDDIFILETACTPKPNTPGFDLTHVKIEQEQSDANVGMLLECNDDAAVDDVPGTNVAGTGTAGSAAVGTSHSPSPPQDVTSSTTQTEGPKVKREEEDQIQTGGEERAGQSTSTKSGGEQSSDVDIGVCTVEQRSMKIENSGDTRTMDQENQTLPNGVTHHLDSDKVVGPPCANKCNEKDSALNYPSVTEVQDQQDQLLELMQATAVERDSFKEQVRKLTCQLQDMQRRLEELSRINVKKECSQQGSQTEETEGGGDYKALFERAKQKVDELVKDKELLMTASETKTSAAQCEEKDIDDIALQVDCLMRELDQSKKERDELRTKLDSMEVERANLASECQELRLSLQQERENAQEGSTTPHRTTDSTIQTDPEEALATAESDTNSSTDTSRSLIELRHNIGRLLVSYVPALDLDQVNYECNVIDEILEQVLSNVDSVEWVGQRYSATNE, from the exons ACAATGCCTATGATCCAGATGTCAGCGCCAAACAGTTCTGGATTGATAAGACTATGGTCCAAGGACAAGAATGCCTCAGCTTTATGGATAATGGAAATGGACTGGACTATGAAACAATGCACAAGATGCTCAG CTTTGGGTACAGTGACAAGACTGCTATAAAGGGTATTAAGCCAATCGGTATGTATGGCAACGGTTTCAAGTCTGGATCCATGCGTCTTGGCAAGGACGCCATCGTGTTTTCGAAGTCGGAGAGGGCTTCATGTGTTGGGATGCTCTCTCAAACCTACCTGGAAGAGATTGGAGCTAACCAAATAAGTGTACCTATTGTCTGCTttgaacagagacagacagacaagt TCAGTGTAAGACAGGAGCACAAAGCCAGTCTGCAGGACATCCTGCGCTATTCCCCTTTCAAGACGGAGGAAGAATTGCTTATTGAGGTCAAAGCCATCAGTTCCAACTGGTCCACACAGAAAACTGGCACACGGATCATCATCTGGAATCTCCGCAG GACATCTTCTGGAACAACTGAGTTTGATTTTAAGAAGGATCGTTACGATATCCGAATTCCATCTGACGTCTACGAGGAAATGAATGACACTCAACATCCAGACAAGGTCACTTCAAACATCCCTGAGAGTTTTTACTCTCTGCGG GCCTATTGCAGTATTCTCTACCTGAAGCCCAGGATGCAGATCATTATTCGTGGTCAAAAGGTGAACACTCTGCTCGTTGCTAAGAGTCTTGCCCTCGTCAGGAAGGACCACTACAAGCCCACTTTCCTG AACAAACGTATTCCTATTACTTTCGGCTATAACACCAAAAGTAAAGACCAGTATGGCATTATGATGTATCACAAGAACCGGCTGATCAAAGCGTACGAACGTGTCGGATGCCAGCTCAAG GCCAACAACAAAGGTGTGCGGGTCATTGGGGTCATAGAGTGTGACTTTCTGGAACCTACCCACAACAAACAGAGCTTTAATGAAACAGATAAGTACAG GAAAACTATGAACAATTTGAGCACCAAACTGGAGGAGTACTGGAATGAAATGTGCtacaagagaagaagagaagaaccAAACGCCACCACACCAGTGGAAGATACCAT GAAGCGCCCAGATCAAAACTGGGTGCAGTGTGATGACTGTTTGCTCTGGCGCAAACTTCCGGATGGGATCAACTGCAGCAAGCTGCCAGAAAAATGGTTCTGCCGCATGAACCCGGATCCTCAGTTCAG GAGCTGCCAGAGGGAGCAGGAGCCTGTGGACTCTGATGATGAGCAACCTTCATACTGCAAGACCTATAAACAACA agagaaggaagacagaaagaatcaagagaaggaaagacaaaag GTTGAGGACGCTAGAAAGCGCAATGAGGAACGTCTGGCTGCTCTCGACAGGCTAAAACAG ACTGCCGATTCTCCCTCAACCCCCACTACCCCAAAGCGTAGGTTTAACACTGTATCACCACAAGGGGCTGAATCCTCTCCATTTAGGTCCTCTCGACTGTCACAAGCTG ctTTCAGCCCCTCCAGTAACAGTGGTCTTCCAGTTATTTCTAGTGTATGCTCGTTGTCAACGGGCCTCAG GGGAAAAAGAACACAGCCTGCTTCTCCACAAACAACGCCCAAAAGACCTAAAATCAGTGGCACCTCAGGTACATCCACAATAGTGGATGTGAGCCCGCAGAGCTCCCCATCAGTGCTCattgaaaatgatgatgataatgatgatactGATGATGACATTTTCATCTTGGAGACCGCCTGTACCCCCAAACCAAACACGCCAGGCTTCGATTTGACTCATGTGAAGATAGAGCAAGAGCAAAGTGATGCTAACGTCGGCATGCTTCTGGAGTGCAATGATGATGCTGCTGTGGATGATGTCCCGGGGACGAATGTTGCAGGAACAGGCACTGCAGGGTCTGCAGCTGTGGGAACCAGTCACTCCCCATCACCTCCTCAAGACGTGACCAGCAGCACCACCCAGACAGAAGGACCCAAAGtgaagagggaagaggaggaccaAATTCAAactggaggggaggagagagcaggGCAGAGTACATCCACTAAGAGTGGTGGAGAACAGAGTTCAGATGTGGACATCGGTGTCTGCACTGTTGAGCAGAGATCAATGAAGATCGAGAACAGTGGAGACACTCGCACTATGGATCAAGAAAACCAGACCTTGCCGAACGGAGTGACACATCATCTGGATAGTGACAAAGTTGTAGGACCTCCCTGTGCGAATAAATGTAATGAGAAAGACTCAGCACTTAACTACCCCAGTGTCACTGAGGTACAGGACCAGCAGGACCAGCTCCTAGAGCTGATGCAGGCTACAGCTGTGGAGAGAGACTCCTTCAAGGAGCAGGTCCGAAAACTGACCTGCCAACTGCAAGACATGCAACGCAGACTGGAGGAACTGTCTCGGATCAATGTAAAGAAGGAGTGTTCTCAACAGGGCAGCCAAACGGAGGAAACTGAGGGGGGCGGGGACTACAAAGCTCTGTTTGAGAGGGCCAAACAGAAAGTCGATGAACTCGTTAAGGACAAAGAGCTGTTAATGACAGCTTCTGAGACCAAGACCAGTGCCGCCCAATGTGAAGAAAAGGACATCGATGATATTGCACTACAAGTTGACTGTCTGATGCGAGAACTGGATCAAAGTAAAAAGGAGAGGGATGAACTTCGCACAAAG TTGGACAGTATGGAGGTGGAAAGGGCAAACCTGGCATCCGAATGTCAAGAGCTCAGGTTGAGCCTGCAGCAGGAGAGGGAAAATGCTCAGGAGGGAAGCACAACTCCACACAGAACCACTGATTCTACGATACAAACGGATCCAGAGGAAGCATTAGCAACAGCGGAGTCTGACACAAATTCAAGCACAGATACATCAAGAAG TTTGATTGAGCTGAGGCACAACATCGGGCGCCTTCTCGTCTCCTACGTGCCGGCTCTGGACCTGGACCAGGTCAATTATGAGTGCAATGTAATTGATGAGATCCTTGAACAGGTGCTTTCAAATGTGGATTCCGTTGAATGGGTGGGGCAGAGGTACAGCgcaacaaatgaataa
- the LOC129104403 gene encoding MORC family CW-type zinc finger protein 3-like isoform X1, with the protein MAAQTNRGVPLSTLCPKYLHSNSTSHTWPFSAIAELIDNAYDPDVSAKQFWIDKTMVQGQECLSFMDNGNGLDYETMHKMLSFGYSDKTAIKGIKPIGMYGNGFKSGSMRLGKDAIVFSKSERASCVGMLSQTYLEEIGANQISVPIVCFEQRQTDKFSVRQEHKASLQDILRYSPFKTEEELLIEVKAISSNWSTQKTGTRIIIWNLRRTSSGTTEFDFKKDRYDIRIPSDVYEEMNDTQHPDKVTSNIPESFYSLRAYCSILYLKPRMQIIIRGQKVNTLLVAKSLALVRKDHYKPTFLNKRIPITFGYNTKSKDQYGIMMYHKNRLIKAYERVGCQLKANNKGVRVIGVIECDFLEPTHNKQSFNETDKYRKTMNNLSTKLEEYWNEMCYKRRREEPNATTPVEDTMKRPDQNWVQCDDCLLWRKLPDGINCSKLPEKWFCRMNPDPQFRSCQREQEPVDSDDEQPSYCKTYKQQEKEDRKNQEKERQKVEDARKRNEERLAALDRLKQADRRLQTADSPSTPTTPKRRFNTVSPQGAESSPFRSSRLSQAAFSPSSNSGLPVISSVCSLSTGLRGKRTQPASPQTTPKRPKISGTSGTSTIVDVSPQSSPSVLIENDDDNDDTDDDIFILETACTPKPNTPGFDLTHVKIEQEQSDANVGMLLECNDDAAVDDVPGTNVAGTGTAGSAAVGTSHSPSPPQDVTSSTTQTEGPKVKREEEDQIQTGGEERAGQSTSTKSGGEQSSDVDIGVCTVEQRSMKIENSGDTRTMDQENQTLPNGVTHHLDSDKVVGPPCANKCNEKDSALNYPSVTEVQDQQDQLLELMQATAVERDSFKEQVRKLTCQLQDMQRRLEELSRINVKKECSQQGSQTEETEGGGDYKALFERAKQKVDELVKDKELLMTASETKTSAAQCEEKDIDDIALQVDCLMRELDQSKKERDELRTKLDSMEVERANLASECQELRLSLQQERENAQEGSTTPHRTTDSTIQTDPEEALATAESDTNSSTDTSRSLIELRHNIGRLLVSYVPALDLDQVNYECNVIDEILEQVLSNVDSVEWVGQRYSATNE; encoded by the exons ACAATGCCTATGATCCAGATGTCAGCGCCAAACAGTTCTGGATTGATAAGACTATGGTCCAAGGACAAGAATGCCTCAGCTTTATGGATAATGGAAATGGACTGGACTATGAAACAATGCACAAGATGCTCAG CTTTGGGTACAGTGACAAGACTGCTATAAAGGGTATTAAGCCAATCGGTATGTATGGCAACGGTTTCAAGTCTGGATCCATGCGTCTTGGCAAGGACGCCATCGTGTTTTCGAAGTCGGAGAGGGCTTCATGTGTTGGGATGCTCTCTCAAACCTACCTGGAAGAGATTGGAGCTAACCAAATAAGTGTACCTATTGTCTGCTttgaacagagacagacagacaagt TCAGTGTAAGACAGGAGCACAAAGCCAGTCTGCAGGACATCCTGCGCTATTCCCCTTTCAAGACGGAGGAAGAATTGCTTATTGAGGTCAAAGCCATCAGTTCCAACTGGTCCACACAGAAAACTGGCACACGGATCATCATCTGGAATCTCCGCAG GACATCTTCTGGAACAACTGAGTTTGATTTTAAGAAGGATCGTTACGATATCCGAATTCCATCTGACGTCTACGAGGAAATGAATGACACTCAACATCCAGACAAGGTCACTTCAAACATCCCTGAGAGTTTTTACTCTCTGCGG GCCTATTGCAGTATTCTCTACCTGAAGCCCAGGATGCAGATCATTATTCGTGGTCAAAAGGTGAACACTCTGCTCGTTGCTAAGAGTCTTGCCCTCGTCAGGAAGGACCACTACAAGCCCACTTTCCTG AACAAACGTATTCCTATTACTTTCGGCTATAACACCAAAAGTAAAGACCAGTATGGCATTATGATGTATCACAAGAACCGGCTGATCAAAGCGTACGAACGTGTCGGATGCCAGCTCAAG GCCAACAACAAAGGTGTGCGGGTCATTGGGGTCATAGAGTGTGACTTTCTGGAACCTACCCACAACAAACAGAGCTTTAATGAAACAGATAAGTACAG GAAAACTATGAACAATTTGAGCACCAAACTGGAGGAGTACTGGAATGAAATGTGCtacaagagaagaagagaagaaccAAACGCCACCACACCAGTGGAAGATACCAT GAAGCGCCCAGATCAAAACTGGGTGCAGTGTGATGACTGTTTGCTCTGGCGCAAACTTCCGGATGGGATCAACTGCAGCAAGCTGCCAGAAAAATGGTTCTGCCGCATGAACCCGGATCCTCAGTTCAG GAGCTGCCAGAGGGAGCAGGAGCCTGTGGACTCTGATGATGAGCAACCTTCATACTGCAAGACCTATAAACAACA agagaaggaagacagaaagaatcaagagaaggaaagacaaaag GTTGAGGACGCTAGAAAGCGCAATGAGGAACGTCTGGCTGCTCTCGACAGGCTAAAACAGGCCGATAGACGTCTGCAG ACTGCCGATTCTCCCTCAACCCCCACTACCCCAAAGCGTAGGTTTAACACTGTATCACCACAAGGGGCTGAATCCTCTCCATTTAGGTCCTCTCGACTGTCACAAGCTG ctTTCAGCCCCTCCAGTAACAGTGGTCTTCCAGTTATTTCTAGTGTATGCTCGTTGTCAACGGGCCTCAG GGGAAAAAGAACACAGCCTGCTTCTCCACAAACAACGCCCAAAAGACCTAAAATCAGTGGCACCTCAGGTACATCCACAATAGTGGATGTGAGCCCGCAGAGCTCCCCATCAGTGCTCattgaaaatgatgatgataatgatgatactGATGATGACATTTTCATCTTGGAGACCGCCTGTACCCCCAAACCAAACACGCCAGGCTTCGATTTGACTCATGTGAAGATAGAGCAAGAGCAAAGTGATGCTAACGTCGGCATGCTTCTGGAGTGCAATGATGATGCTGCTGTGGATGATGTCCCGGGGACGAATGTTGCAGGAACAGGCACTGCAGGGTCTGCAGCTGTGGGAACCAGTCACTCCCCATCACCTCCTCAAGACGTGACCAGCAGCACCACCCAGACAGAAGGACCCAAAGtgaagagggaagaggaggaccaAATTCAAactggaggggaggagagagcaggGCAGAGTACATCCACTAAGAGTGGTGGAGAACAGAGTTCAGATGTGGACATCGGTGTCTGCACTGTTGAGCAGAGATCAATGAAGATCGAGAACAGTGGAGACACTCGCACTATGGATCAAGAAAACCAGACCTTGCCGAACGGAGTGACACATCATCTGGATAGTGACAAAGTTGTAGGACCTCCCTGTGCGAATAAATGTAATGAGAAAGACTCAGCACTTAACTACCCCAGTGTCACTGAGGTACAGGACCAGCAGGACCAGCTCCTAGAGCTGATGCAGGCTACAGCTGTGGAGAGAGACTCCTTCAAGGAGCAGGTCCGAAAACTGACCTGCCAACTGCAAGACATGCAACGCAGACTGGAGGAACTGTCTCGGATCAATGTAAAGAAGGAGTGTTCTCAACAGGGCAGCCAAACGGAGGAAACTGAGGGGGGCGGGGACTACAAAGCTCTGTTTGAGAGGGCCAAACAGAAAGTCGATGAACTCGTTAAGGACAAAGAGCTGTTAATGACAGCTTCTGAGACCAAGACCAGTGCCGCCCAATGTGAAGAAAAGGACATCGATGATATTGCACTACAAGTTGACTGTCTGATGCGAGAACTGGATCAAAGTAAAAAGGAGAGGGATGAACTTCGCACAAAG TTGGACAGTATGGAGGTGGAAAGGGCAAACCTGGCATCCGAATGTCAAGAGCTCAGGTTGAGCCTGCAGCAGGAGAGGGAAAATGCTCAGGAGGGAAGCACAACTCCACACAGAACCACTGATTCTACGATACAAACGGATCCAGAGGAAGCATTAGCAACAGCGGAGTCTGACACAAATTCAAGCACAGATACATCAAGAAG TTTGATTGAGCTGAGGCACAACATCGGGCGCCTTCTCGTCTCCTACGTGCCGGCTCTGGACCTGGACCAGGTCAATTATGAGTGCAATGTAATTGATGAGATCCTTGAACAGGTGCTTTCAAATGTGGATTCCGTTGAATGGGTGGGGCAGAGGTACAGCgcaacaaatgaataa